In Nymphaea colorata isolate Beijing-Zhang1983 chromosome 13, ASM883128v2, whole genome shotgun sequence, one DNA window encodes the following:
- the LOC116266917 gene encoding glutamate synthase 1 [NADH], chloroplastic isoform X2: MAAVPGVGLQLRNESVLLPSVQGKRGLNAPNPSNKAVCRHVPRDNSMFGARVRPCSERLHHVWRSDGPGCTPELKVVRAMGMSGEPTEPLGLYNSAFDKDSCGVGFVAELSGEPSRKTVLDALEMLIRMAHRGACGCEVNTGDGAGILVALPHDFFKEVAKDSGFELPPPGEYAVGMFFLPTTDGRREESKIVFTKVAESLGHQVLGWRRVPTDNTGLGESAINTEPVIEQVFLTASSRSKVDIERQMYILRRVSMVAIRAALNMQHGAKKDFYICSLSSRTVVYKGQLKPIQLKDYYYADLTHEKFTSYMALIHSRFSTNTFPSWDRAQPMRVLGHNGEINTLRGNINWMRAREGLLKCKELNLSKDEMLKLLPIVDVGSSDSGAFDGVLELLVRAGRTLPEAIMMMIPEAWQNDKNMDPERKALYEYFSALMEPWDGPALISFTDGRYLGATLDRNGLRPGRFYITHSGRVIMASEVGVVDIPPEDVCKKGRLNPGMMLLVDFENHVVVDDDALKRQYSLARPYAEWLNNQKLELKDIVQSVPETERVPPAIAGALPVHKDDDSMENMGIHGLLAPLKAFGYTVEALEMLLLPMAKDSTEALGSMGNDTPLAVMSHRPKLAFEYFKQMFAQVTNPPIDPIREKIVTSMRCMIGPEGDLTETTEEQCHRLSLEGPLLSIDEMEAIKKINYKGWRSKVLDITFSKKHGRKGVEETLDRICNEARAAIREGYTLLVLSDRAFSQDRVAVSSLLAVGAVHHHLVSNLERTRIGLIVETAEPREVHHFCTLVGFGADAICPYLAVETIWRLQVDGKIPPKEDGSFHSKGELVDKYFYACNYGIMKVLAKMGISTLASYKGAQIFEALGLASEVINRCFAGTPSRIEGATFEMLARDTLRLHEMAFPTRALPPGSAETVALPNPGDYHWRKGGEVHLNDPQAIAKLQEAARSNSVAAYREYSKLVENLNKACNLRGMLKFKEIGSSIPLDEVEPASEIVKRFCTGAMSYGSISLEAHTALAVAMNRIGGKSNTGEGGENPSRMVPLPDGSRNPKRSAIKQVASGRFGVSSYYLTNADELQIKMAQGAKPGEGGELPGHKVIGDIAVTRNSTAGVGLISPPPHHDIYSIEDLAQLIHDLKNSNPSARISVKLVSEAGVGVVASGVVKGHADHVLISGHDGGTGASRWTGIKNAGLPWELGLAETHQTLVANDLRGRTVLQTDGQLKTGRDVAIACLLGAEEFGFSTAPLITLGCIMMRKCHKNTCPVGIATQDPVLRAKFAGEPEHVINFFFMLAEEVREIMSQLGLRTINEMVGRADMLEVDQEVVQNNEKLENIDLSALLRPASEIRPGAAQYCVQKQDHGLDMALDNELISLCKVAIEKAVPVYIERSVRNVNRAVGTMLSHEVTKRYHLEGLPSDTVHIKLTGSAGQSFGAFLCSGITLELEGDSNDYVGKGLSGGKVVVYPPRHSRFDPKENIVIGNVALYGAIKGEAYFNGMAAERFCVRNSGAKAVVEGVGDHGCEYMTGGTVVVLGKTGRNFAAGMSGGAAYVLDIENKFPSRCNLELVDLEKVEEEEDITTLRMMIQQHQRHTNSELAKQVLADFDVLLPKFVKVFPRDYKRVLQDMKAKKTAKELEEAELKKKNAFEELRKMSSSAQANGAIKENGPKVFRPTRIGNAIKNGGFVKYEREGIAYRDPAARVNDWKEVIEDARPAELLKTQSARCMDCGTPFCHQETSGCPLGNKIPEFNELVYQNRWREALDRLLETNNFPEFTGRVCPAPCEGSCVLGIIENPVSIKTIECSIIDKAFEEGWMVPRPPLTRTGKKVSIVGSGPAGLAAADQLNKMGHSVTVYERADRIGGLMMYGVPNMKADKVNIVQRRVDLMAKEGVEFVVNANVGKDPAYSLERLRAESDALILACGATRPRDLSVPGREFKGIHFAMEFLHANTKSLLDSNLDDGNYISAKGKKVVVIGGGDTGTDCIGTSIRHGCTQVINLELLPEPPKSRAPGNPWPQWPKIFRVDYGHQEATTKFGKDPRTFEVSTKRFLSDENGAVKGLEVVRVRWEKDANGRFNLKEVEGSEWIIEADLILLAMGFLGPESGVANQLGVDLDNRSNFKAEYGRFKTNVDGVFAAGDCRRGQSLVVWAIAEGRQTAAEVDKYLMKETLVIPQAEEAQENNKQAVAT; this comes from the exons ATGGCTGCGGTGCCAGGTGTGGGTCTTCAGCTGAGGAACGAGTCGGTCTTACTGCCGTCTGTTCAAGGCAAAAGAGGATTGAACGCACCGAACCCCAGCAACAAGGCCGTCTGCCGTCATGTGCCGAGAGATAATAGTATGTTTGGGGCAAGAGTCCGCCCATGTTCCGAAAGGCTGCACCATGTCTGGCGCTCAGACGGACCCGGATGTACTCCCGAACTCAAGGTTGTCCGAGCGATGGGAATGTCAGGGGAGCCGACGGAGCCGCTTGGTCTCTATAATTCGGCGTTCGACAAGGATTCCTGCGGAGTAGGGTTTGTTGCAGAACTATCTGGCGAACCTAGTCGCAAGACG GTATTGGATGCACTGGAAATGCTGATTCGAATGGCACATAGGGGAGCTTGTGGTTGTGAAGTGAACACCGGAGATGGAGCTGGCATTCTTGTTGCTCTCCCACATGATTTCTTCAAGGAG GTTGCCAAAGATAGTGGATTTGAACTGCCACCACCTGGTGAATATGCTGTTGGCATGTTCTTCTTGCCAACAACTGATGGTCGCCGTGAAGAGAGCAAGATAGTGTTTACTAAG GTTGCGGAGTCTCTGGGCCATCAGGTTCTTGGTTGGCGTCGTGTTCCAACAGACAATACAGGCCTAGGTGAGTCTGCTATTAACACGGAGCCAGTCATTGAGCAGGTGTTTCTCACTGCAAGTTCAAGATCAAAGGTTGACATTGAGCGACAG ATGTACATATTGAGGAGAGTCTCAATGGTTGCAATTAGAGCTGCTCTGAACATGCAGCATGGTGCTAAAAAGGACTTCTACATCTGCTCCCTGTCATCCAG GACTGTTGTGTACAAAGGTCAGCTCAAACCTATCCAGTTGAAGGATTATTATTATGCAGATCTTACTCATGAAAAGTTTACAAGCTACATGGCCTTG ATCCATTCTCGTTTTTCAACTAATACTTTTCCTAGCTGGGATCGAGCTCAACCTATGCGTGTTCTGGGGCACAATGGGGAAATCAACACTCTTCGTGGAAACATTAATTG GATGCGAGCACGTGAAGGTTTACTTAAGTGCAAGGAACTGAATCTCTCAAAAGATGAGATGTTAAAACTTCTACCCATTGTTGATGTTGGTTCTTCTGATTCTG GGGCATTTGATGGCGTCCTTGAACTTCTTGTGCGAGCTGGAAGAACTCTTCCTGAAGCTATCATGATGATGATACCAGAAGCATggcaaaatgataaaaacatggATCCGGAGAGAAAGGCTTTGTATGAGTACTTCTCTGCTTTGATGGAACCCTGGGATGGGCCTGCTCTTATATCAT TTACTGATGGCCGCTATCTTGGAGCAACATTAGACCGAAATGGTTTGAGGCCTGGCCGCTTTTATATTACACACAGCGGTCGTGTTATCATGGCCAGTGAAGTTGGTGTCGTGGATATACCTCCAGAGGATGTGTGCAAGAAAGGGAGGCTTAACCCTGGGATGATGTTACTAGTAGATTTTGAAAACCATGTGGTCGTTGATGATGATGCTTTGAAAAGGCAATATTCGTTGGCTAGGCCATATGCTGAATGGTTGAACAACCAGAAGTTAGAGCTGAAGGACATTGTTCAATCTGTTCCAGAAACTGAGAGGGTTCCACCAGCAATAGCTGGGGCACTGCCT GTACATAAGGATGATGATAGCATGGAAAACATGGGAATTCATGGTCTGTTGGCTCCTCTGAAGGCATTTGG TTATACTGTAGAAGCCTTGGAGATGCTCCTGTTACCAATGGCAAAAGATTCTACAGAGGCCCTTGGTTCCATGGGCAATGATACCCCACTTGCAGTAATGTCACACCGGCCAAAACTAGCGTTTGAATACTTTAAACAGATGTTTGCTCAGGTAACAAACCCCCCCATTGATCCAATTCGTGAAAAAATCGTTACGTCGATGCGCTGCATGATTGGCCCAGAAGGAGATCTTACTGAAACTACTGAGGAGCAGTGCCATCGTCTCTCACTTGAAGGGCCACTCTTGTCCATTGATGAGATGGAGGCTATTAAAAAGATAAATTACAAGGGCTGGAGAAGTAAAGTGTTGGACATTACTTTCTCCAAAAAACATGGTCGCAAAGGTGTGGAGGAGACCCTAGATAGGATCTGTAATGAAGCTCGTGCTGCCATACGTGAAGGCTACACATTATTAGTATTATCTGACAGAG CATTTTCACAAGACCGTGTTGCTGTTAGTTCCCTACTGGCAGTTGGTGCGGTTCATCATCATTTAGTTTCAAATCTTGAACGCACAAGGATTGGGTTGATTGTTGAGACTGCTGAGCCACGTGAGGTTCACCATTTCTGCACTCTTGTGGGGTTTGGAGCAGATGCAATATGTCCTTATTTGGCAGTAGAAACTATTTGGCGTCTCCAGGTTGATGGTAAAATTCCTCCTAAAGAGGATGGTTCCTTCCATTCTAAGGGTGAGCTAGTTGACAAGTATTTCTACGCATGTAATTATGGGATAATGAAGGTGCTCGCAAAAATGGGAATATCAACATTGGCTTCTTACAAGGGTGCTCAGATATTTGAAGCACTGGGTCTAGCTTCTGAAGTGATCAATAGATGTTTTGCCGGAACCCCAAGTAGAATTGAAGGTGCTACTTTTGAAATGCTTGCTCGGGACACACTTCGCCTCCATGAGATGGCATTTCCAACTAGGGCTTTACCTCCAGGTAGTGCGGAAACTGTTGCTTTACCCAATCCAGGGGATTATCATTGGAGAAAAGGTGGAGAAGTTCATCTTAATGATCCTCAGGCTATTGCAAAGCTTCAAGAGGCAGCAAGAAGTAACAGCGTTGCTGCTTATAGGGAATACTCAAAACTTGTAGAGAATCTTAACAAGGCGTGCAATTTGCGTGGTATGCTTAAGTTTAAAGAAATTGGAAGCAGCATCCCTCTTGATGAAGTTGAACCTGCAAGTGAGATTGTGAAGCGTTTCTGTACGGGTGCCATGAGTTATGGGTCGATATCTTTGGAGGCACACACTGCTTTGGCGGTTGCAATGAACAGAATTGGAGGGAAATCAAATACAG GTGAGGGAGGCGAGAACCCATCTCGCATGGTGCCGCTTCCAGATGGATCAAGGAACCCCAAGCGGAGTGCGATTAAGCAAGTTGCTAGTGGGAGATTTGGTGTCTCTAGCTACTATCTTACCAATGCTGATGAACTTCAGATAAAGATGGCTCAG GGTGCTAAACCTGGTGAAGGTGGTGAGCTTCCAGGTCATAAAGTAATTGGTGACATTGCAGTCACACGTAACTCCACTGCTGGTGTTGGACTAATCAGTCCACCACCTCATCATGATATTTATTCAATCGAAGACCTTGCACAACTGATTCATGATCTCAAG AACTCCAACCCAAGTGCACGAATCAGTGTGAAGTTGGTCTCTGAAGCTGGTGTTGGAGTTGTTGCTAGTGGAGTAGTAAAAGGCCATGCAGACCATGTCCTTATCTCTGGCCATGATGGAGGAACTGGAGCCTCTCGCTGGACCGGCATAAAGAATGCTGGTTTACCTTGGGAACTTGGTTTAGCGGAGACACATCAAACTCTTGTTGCTAATGATCTGCGTGGTCGAACTGTACTTCAAACAGATGGACAACTTAAAACTGGAAGAGATGTTGCCATTGCTTGCCTCCTTGGTGCTGAAGAGTTTGGCTTCAGTACGGCCCCTCTAATAACTCTTGGATGCATTATGATGCGAAAGTGTCACAAGAACACCTGTCCTGTTGGTATTGCTACTCAAGATCCTGTTCTCCGTGCGAAGTTTGCAGGTGAACCAGAGCACGTAATAAATTTCTTCTTTATGCTGGCTGAAGAAGTGCGTGAAATCATGTCTCAGCTTGGTTTGAGAACAATCAATGAGATGGTTGGACGTGCAGACATGCTGGAAGTTGATCAAGAGGTGGTGCAGAACAATGAGAAGTTGGAAAACATTGATCTGTCTGCCTTGCTTCGTCCAGCATCGGAGATTCGGCCTGGAGCTGCACAGTACTGTGTGCAAAAACAGGATCATGGGCTGGATATGGCTTTGGACAATGAACTTATTTCTTTATGCAAGGTAGCTATTGAGAAAGCTGTCCCAGTGTACATTGAAAGGTCAGTTCGAAATGTGAATAGGGCTGTTGGCACGATGTTAAGCCATGAAGTTACTAAACGTTACCATTTGGAGGGCCTGCCTTCTGACACAGTCCACATAAAGCTCACGGGTAGTGCTGGCCAAAGTTTTGGTGCATTCCTTTGCTCAGGCATCACCCTTGAGCTTGAAGGTGACAGCAATGACTATGTTGGAAAAGGATTATCAGGTGGAAAAGTTGTAGTTTACCCTCCTAGACATAGCAGATTCGATCCAAAGGAAAACATTGTCATTGGTAATGTTGCCTTATATGGTGCAATAAAAGGTGAGGCATATTTTAATGGGATGGCTGCAGAGAGGTTTTGTGTTCGTAACTCAGGAGCAAAGGCTGTGGTGGAGGGCGTTGGTGATCATGGGTGTGAGTATATGACTGGAGGCACTGTTGTTGTGCTTGGTAAAACTGGACGGAACTTTGCCGCTGGTATGAGTGGTGGAGCAGCCTATGTTCTCGACATAGAGAACAAATTTCCATCACGGTGCAATCTGGAGCTAGTTGATCTTGAAAAggttgaagaggaagaggatATTACGACCTTGCGCATGATGATACAGCAGCATCAGCGTCACACTAACAGTGAACTAGCCAAGCAAGTTCTTGCTGATTTTGATGTGCTTCTTCCTAAGTTTGTTAAAGTATTCCCAAGAGATTACAAACGTGTCCTTCAGGACATGAAAGCTAAGAAAACAGCAAAGGAGCTGGAGGAAGCcgaattgaaaaagaagaatgccTTTGAAGAGCTGAGGAAGATGTCTTCTTCAGCTCAAGCAAATGGGGCAATCAAAGAG AATGGGCCCAAAGTTTTTAGACCCACTCGTATTGGAAATGCAATAAAGAATGGTGGTTTCGTGAAATATGAGCGAGAGGGTATTGCATATCGTGACCCTGCAGCTCGGGTTAATGACTGGAAAGAGGTTATAGAGGATGCTAGACCTGCTGAGTTATTAAAAACACAATCTGCTCGTTGCATGGACTGTGGAACTCCCTTTTGCCATCAG GAAACAAGTGGATGTCCCCTTGGAAACAAAATTCCTGAGTTCAACGAGCTGGTCTATCAAAATCGTTGGAGAGAAGCATTGGATAGGCTTTTGGAGACAAATAACTTTCCAGAGTTTACTGGCCGAGTCTGCCCTGCACCATGTGAAGGTTCCTGTGTCCTTGGGATCATTGAGAACCCAGTATCTATTAAGACTATTGAGTGTTCTATCATAGATAAGGCCTTTGAAGAAGGTTGGATGGTACCCCGACCACCTCTGACCAGAACAGG GAAGAAGGTTTCCATTGTGGGTAGTGGACCTGCAGGCCTGGCTGCTGCTGACCAACTTAACAAGATGGGTCATTCTGTTACTGTGTATGAGCGTGCTGATAGGATTGGTGGGCTGATGATGTATGGAGTTCCAAACATGAAAGCAGATAAGGTCAACATTGTTCAGAGGCGTGTTGATCTAATGGCAAAGGAGGGTGTTGAATTTGTGGTGAATGCAAATGTTGGGAAAGACCCAGCATATTCTCTAGAGAGGCTTCGTGCTGAAAGTGATGCATTGATCTTGGCATGTGGGGCCACAAGACCAAG GGACCTTTCTGTTCCTGGCCGGGAATTTAAGGGAATTCATTTTGCAATGGAGTTCCTTCATGCGAACACCAAGAGCCTCCTGGACAGCAATCTGGATGATGGTAATTATATATCTGCTAAAGGTAAAAAGGTGGTTGTAATTGGAGGTGGTGATACTGGAACTGACTGCATAGGCACATCCATTAGGCATGGCTGCACTCAGGTCATAAATCTGGAGCTTCTTCCTGAGCCACCTAAGTCTCGTGCACCAGGCAACCCATGGCCACAG TGGCCCAAGATCTTCCGAGTAGATTATGGACACCAAGAAGCTACAACGAAGTTTGGGAAAGATCCACGTACTTTTGAGGTTTCAACTAAGCGTTTCCTGAGCGATGAAAATGGAGCCGTCAAAGGGCTTGAAGTGGTGCGTGTTCGGTGGGAGAAAGATGCTAATGGGAGGTTCAACTTGAAGGAAGTTGAGGGCTCGGAATGGATAATCGAAGCAGACTTGATTCTCCTAGCCATGGGTTTTCTCGGTCCCGAATCG GGAGTTGCAAACCAGCTAGGAGTGGATCTAGACAACCGGTCGAACTTCAAGGCTGAATATGGCCGTTTCAAAACGAACGTTGATGGAGTCTTTGCTGCTGGAGATTGCAGGCGTGGACAATCACTTGTTGTCTGGGCAATTGCTGAAGGCCGGCAAACAGCTGCCGAGGTTGACAAGTATCTGATGAAAGAAACTCTTGTCATACCCCAGGCAGAAGAAGCTCAAGAGAACAACAAACAGGCAGTTGCCACCTAG